A portion of the Phaenicophaeus curvirostris isolate KB17595 chromosome W, BPBGC_Pcur_1.0, whole genome shotgun sequence genome contains these proteins:
- the LOC138732933 gene encoding oxalate decarboxylase OxdD-like isoform X2, with amino-acid sequence MDNEAFEMHGETFRGSSEELKKEVLKPSWSLLKVFLVCLLAGLLSTALGVLGLSLVYGGSGPTSRRGMDLPKELPPSPGPEEKSLEAKFQFLNHLKSSKGSAWVGVISADAEVATFNVSAGQVVFFPRNSVHWIKNVGPQDCLFLLFFSTHEELETLELDEVFFSTPEDVVARALKSRGGVNFIRTFKKPREAQALNLPANLEELLHNVTYGQTPAHLVWRFFYDLRGSATFPFPGGSFQWARYRRDPSGLSALEKIFSQSLNQHEDTLTLAALRLSTNSLGHPHFHPNANELGYVVSGCGQAGLVVPQGASDFNVDVGDVVFFPEGTQHFLKSTCQEDLLLLLAYSTGQQLETLRLRDYFKGTADHVLAQLFHKDQRDFQKIP; translated from the exons ATGGACAACGAAGCCTTCGAGATGCACGGAGAGACCTTCCGAGGTTCTTCGGAGGAGCTGAAGAAGGAG GTCCTGAAGCCCTCGTGGTCCCTGCTGAAGGTCTTCTTGGTGTGTCTCCTGGCCGGGCTCCTCAGCACGGCTCTGGGGGTCTTGGGTCTCTCCTTGGTCTACGGCGGCTCGGGTCCCACCTCCAGGAGAGGGATGGACCTTCCGAAGGAGCTTCCACCTTCTCCAGGGCCAGAAGAAAAGAGCCTGGAGGCCAAGTTCCAGTTCCTGAACCATCTCAAGAGCTCCAAG ggctcagcctgGGTGGGGGTCATCTCCGCGGACGCCGAGGTCGCCACCTTCAACGTCTCGGCCGGCCAGGTGGTCTTCTTCCCTCGCAACTCCGTCCACTGGATCAAGAACGTCGGACCCCAGGATTGTCTCTTCCTGCTCTTCTTCTCCACCCACGAGGAGCTGGAGACCCTGGAGCTGGACGAGGTCTTCTTCTCCACCCCAGAAGACGTCGTGGCTCGAGCTTTGAAG tcTCGAGGTGGCGTCAACTTCATCCGCACCTTCAAGAAGCCCCGAGAGGCCCAAGCCCTCAACCTCCCGGCCAACCTCGAGGAGCTGCTCCACAACGTGACCTACGGCCAAACTCCAGCCCACCTCGTCTGGAGGTTCTTCTACGACCTCCGAG GCTCGGCCACCTTTCCATTCCCAGGAGGCTCCTTCCAGTGGGCTCGATACCGCAGAGACCCCAGCGGCCTCAGTGCCCTGGAGAAGATCTTCAGCCAGTCCTTGAACCAG CACGAGGACACCTTGACCCTGGCCGCCCTTCGCCTCTCCACCAACTCCTTGGGCCACCCCCACTTCCACCCCAACGCTAACGAGCTGGGCTACGTCGTTAGCGGCTGCGGGCAG GCCGGGCTCGTGGTGCCCCAAGGAGCCTCCGACTTCAACGTGGACGTCGGGGACGTCGTCTTCTTCCCCGAGGGGACCCAGCACTTCCTCAAAAGCACCTGCCAGGAGgacctgctccttctcctggcCTACAGCACGGGACAGCAG CTGGAGACTCTTCGCCTGAGGGACTATTTCAAGGGCACGGCCGACCACGTCCTGGCTCAGCTCTTCCACAAGGACCAACGCGACTTCCAGAAGATCCCGTGA
- the LOC138732933 gene encoding oxalate decarboxylase OxdD-like isoform X1, protein MDNEAFEMHGETFRGSSEELKKEVLKPSWSLLKVFLVCLLAGLLSTALGVLGLSLVYGGSGPTSRRGMDLPKELPPSPGPEEKSLEAKFQFLNHLKSSKELQGPFQELQVLLVPQGSAWVGVISADAEVATFNVSAGQVVFFPRNSVHWIKNVGPQDCLFLLFFSTHEELETLELDEVFFSTPEDVVARALKSRGGVNFIRTFKKPREAQALNLPANLEELLHNVTYGQTPAHLVWRFFYDLRGSATFPFPGGSFQWARYRRDPSGLSALEKIFSQSLNQHEDTLTLAALRLSTNSLGHPHFHPNANELGYVVSGCGQAGLVVPQGASDFNVDVGDVVFFPEGTQHFLKSTCQEDLLLLLAYSTGQQLETLRLRDYFKGTADHVLAQLFHKDQRDFQKIP, encoded by the exons ATGGACAACGAAGCCTTCGAGATGCACGGAGAGACCTTCCGAGGTTCTTCGGAGGAGCTGAAGAAGGAG GTCCTGAAGCCCTCGTGGTCCCTGCTGAAGGTCTTCTTGGTGTGTCTCCTGGCCGGGCTCCTCAGCACGGCTCTGGGGGTCTTGGGTCTCTCCTTGGTCTACGGCGGCTCGGGTCCCACCTCCAGGAGAGGGATGGACCTTCCGAAGGAGCTTCCACCTTCTCCAGGGCCAGAAGAAAAGAGCCTGGAGGCCAAGTTCCAGTTCCTGAACCATCTCAAGAGCTCCAAG gagctccaaggtcccttccaggagctccaagtcCTCCtcgtcccccagggctcagcctgGGTGGGGGTCATCTCCGCGGACGCCGAGGTCGCCACCTTCAACGTCTCGGCCGGCCAGGTGGTCTTCTTCCCTCGCAACTCCGTCCACTGGATCAAGAACGTCGGACCCCAGGATTGTCTCTTCCTGCTCTTCTTCTCCACCCACGAGGAGCTGGAGACCCTGGAGCTGGACGAGGTCTTCTTCTCCACCCCAGAAGACGTCGTGGCTCGAGCTTTGAAG tcTCGAGGTGGCGTCAACTTCATCCGCACCTTCAAGAAGCCCCGAGAGGCCCAAGCCCTCAACCTCCCGGCCAACCTCGAGGAGCTGCTCCACAACGTGACCTACGGCCAAACTCCAGCCCACCTCGTCTGGAGGTTCTTCTACGACCTCCGAG GCTCGGCCACCTTTCCATTCCCAGGAGGCTCCTTCCAGTGGGCTCGATACCGCAGAGACCCCAGCGGCCTCAGTGCCCTGGAGAAGATCTTCAGCCAGTCCTTGAACCAG CACGAGGACACCTTGACCCTGGCCGCCCTTCGCCTCTCCACCAACTCCTTGGGCCACCCCCACTTCCACCCCAACGCTAACGAGCTGGGCTACGTCGTTAGCGGCTGCGGGCAG GCCGGGCTCGTGGTGCCCCAAGGAGCCTCCGACTTCAACGTGGACGTCGGGGACGTCGTCTTCTTCCCCGAGGGGACCCAGCACTTCCTCAAAAGCACCTGCCAGGAGgacctgctccttctcctggcCTACAGCACGGGACAGCAG CTGGAGACTCTTCGCCTGAGGGACTATTTCAAGGGCACGGCCGACCACGTCCTGGCTCAGCTCTTCCACAAGGACCAACGCGACTTCCAGAAGATCCCGTGA